In the genome of Tsukamurella paurometabola DSM 20162, the window GGTGAGGCGCATGTGATCCGCAACGCGGGCGGAGTGATCACCGAGGATCAGATTCGTTCACTCGCGATCAGTCAGCGCCTACTCGGCACCACGGAGATCATCTTGATCCATCACACCGACTGCGGAATGCTCACCTTCACCGACGATCAGTTCAAGGCCGATATCCTTGCAGACACCGGGATCAAACCGGCGTGGGCCGCGGAGGCATTCGACGACCTGGAAGCCGATGTGCGGCAGTCGATCAAGCGGATCTCGTCCAGCCGGTTCATTCCCGCGACCACCTCGCT includes:
- a CDS encoding beta-class carbonic anhydrase, whose amino-acid sequence is MTVTDELLANNAAYAESFSGPLPLPPAKHVAVVACMDARLDVYRVLGLKEGEAHVIRNAGGVITEDQIRSLAISQRLLGTTEIILIHHTDCGMLTFTDDQFKADILADTGIKPAWAAEAFDDLEADVRQSIKRISSSRFIPATTSLRGFVFDVATGRLHEVTPD